The DNA sequence GCACTGGCTTCGGCAAATTTGTCCCTGATGAATGGGATTATAAATTCGGTGCGTTATGGCCGTTCGATAATGAAGTCCGCAAAAAAATTCTGGCAGCACATTCGAGTCCGTTAAATTAATTGACAATGAGATAATCACAAAGCTATAATTAAACGCGTCAATCAATTCATCCTACACGTTATTATTGATGTGGAGACGTGGCCGAGTGGTCGAAGGCGGTTGACTCGAAATCAACTGAGCGGTTTTCCGTTCCTAGAGTTCGAATCTCTACGTCTCCGCCATTTTTATATATATTATGAAAGCAGGTTAGTCAGAACGTCATGAAAATTCTTGTAATCAATTGCGGCAGTTCATCACTGAAATATCAATTATTTGATATGGAAAACGAGTCAGTCTCGGCTAAGGGTCTTGTTGACCGTATCGGCATTGACGGCTCTAATATCACTCACAGAAAAACAGGAGCAGACCCCTTCAAAATCGAGACACCCATTAAGGATCACAAATTTGCAATGAAACTCGTACTTGATGCACTGCTTGATAAAGATCACGGCGTTCTGAAGTCGCTTGATGAAATTTCTGCAGCGGGTCATCGCATAGTTTCCGGCGGTGATTACTTCAAAGATGCAGTACTTGTTAATGATGAAGTTATGGACGCACTTAGAAAATGTATTCCGTTAGCACCTTTGCACAATCCCGGCCACATAATGGGAATCGAAGCAATACAGCACGCGCTCCCGAAATTGCCGAACGTTGTAGTATTTGATACAGCTTTTCATCAGACAATGCCCGATTACGCGTATATGTATGGATTGCCTTGGGAATTTTACGAGGTTCACAGAGTCAGACGTTACGGCGCACATGGAACGAGTCATAATTTCGTCGCGTTGAGAGCAGCAGAGATTCTCGGAAAGCCCATCAATGAAATCAAAATGGTAACTTGCCACTTAGGAAACGGAAGCTCAATAACTGCCGTCAAAAATGGAAAATGTATCGATACTTCAATGGGATTAACGCCGCTTGCAGGTGTCTTAATGGGAACAAGAACGGGCGACATGGATCCCGCGTGCGTACCGTTTGTGCAGAATATCACGAAATACAGCGCAGACGAAATGAATAATTTCATGAACAAGAAGAGCGGCTTATTAGGAATTTCCGGAGTCAGCAGTGATTTACGCGATGTCGAGGAAGCAGCCAATAACGGCAATGAACGCGCCAAACTTGCAATTAACATGCTCGAATACGGAATCAAGAAATATATCGGTGCTTATACAGTCGCAATGGAAGGACTCGACGCAATTGTATTCACAGCAGGAATCGGCGAAAACAGCGCGGCAACTCGTGAATCAGTCTGCAAAGGTCTTGAGTTCATGGGCGTAAAGATTGACCCGGCAAAAAATAATATTCGCGGTAAAGAAGCGATTGTCAGTGCTGATGACTCGAAAGTAAAAGTTTTAGTCGTGCCCACTAATGAAGAATTAATGATAGCACGTGAGACAAAGAGAATCGCATTTGAATAAATTATTTACTGACTCGCAAAGAGCATTAATAAACCCTCCCGCAAAGAATGACAACGAGACAGAAAATTTTTTCCCGTTCGATTTTCCTGCGGGTGTTCTCGATTTTGACGGCCAAGAATTTATTTTCCCGTCGGGCTTGCATGTTGACGCGTTTGTCAGCTGGCTCGATGAAAATTTATTAACCGTGAAAATAGCTGTAGATTCAGAAATTGAGTCGGAGTGCGCGCGGTGTCTTAAGCCGGTGAATCTTGCATTATCAGGCGAATTAATGTATCTTTATTATTTGCATGGCTCTGAATCTGAAGACTCTTTGCCTGATGATTATATGCCGGTAGAGATTGATTTTTTCGGGCGTGTGCTTGACATAATGCCTCAGATTCAAGAAAGCGTTTATACGTTGCTTCCCACTAAAGTTTTATGCCGGGAAGACTGCGCGGGATTGTGTCCTGTGTGCGGTGCTGATTTGAATTTGGGTAAATGTTCATGCGTCAAGACAGAAGAAGATCCGAGACTTGCGGCGTTGAAAAATTTTGTAGTCGAGTAAATAAAAAATTTAGGGGGATTTATAATCATGGCAACACCTAAGAGAAAAACATCTCATGCACGAACCTCACAGAGAAAAGCAAATTGGCTCGGAGCATTGAGCGCACCAGTAACTATTAACTGCCCTCACTGCGGTGAGGTAACGCTCGCACATCATGCCTGCCCTTCATGCGGTTATTATCGCGGCCGTCAGGTTGTGAAGGTCAGCACAGAAGCAGCAGCAAGTTAATTTACAGGGAGAGAATCAGAAAATTTTTAGACGATGGCCGGAGGTGTGTATAATTGCATGTCTCCGGCTTTGTTAGAAGGTAAATATATAATGAGCGAAGAAAAATTTTATTTCCAATCAGAGACAGCCGGATTACTGCGAATGATGATTGACTCTGTTTACTCGAACAGGGATATATTTTTGCGCGAGTTAATTTCTAACGCGTCAGATGCACTAGATAAACGGCGTATAGAATGCTTGAAAGATTCAGAATTGGCCGAGAACGAGAAGCCCGAAATTATTATAGATTCTGACAAGGACAAGAAAATTTTATCAGTCAGCGATAACGGCATAGGAATGTCAAGAGATGATTTAATTCAATTTTTGGGCACTATCGCGAAATCAGGCACGCGGGAATTTTTGCAGGCAGTAGAGAGCGGCAAAGCAAAAGAAGAATTAATCGGCCAGTTTGGAGTCGGGTTTTATTCTGTCTTCATGGCTGCTGAAAAAGTAGAAGTCATTTCGCGCAAACTAGGCACAAACGAGACAAATAAATTTACATCAACAGGCGACGGATCTTACACTATTTCAGATACGGAACAGCGCAAAGAGTGCGGAACAACTGTAACACTTTATTTGAAGGAGTCTGACCCCGACTCGAAAAATTATGCTGACGAATGGACTATACGCGAAATAATAAGCAAATATTCAGATTTTATTGCTTGGCCGATATTATATAAGGATAAAATTATTAATTCGCAGAAAGCAATTTGGCAGCGTCCGGAAAATGAGATAACAGAAGACGATTATAAAGAGTTCTACAAGCATTTGACTCACGACTGGCAGGAGCCTTTGACTCACATTAAGATTAACGCAGAAGGTTCGACAAATTTCAAAGGTTTATTATTTATTCCTGCGCGGGCACCGTTTGATTTGTTCATGAATCCAGAATCGGGCGGCATAAGTTTATATATAAATCGCGTATTCATCATGAACGACTGCAAAGACTTAATACCGGCTTATATGCGCTTTATCAGGGGAGTAATTGACTCCGAAGATTTGCCGCTGAATATTTCACGCGAAATTTTGCAGGATGAGCCCATTATCAGAGTAATCAGACGCAGCACACAGAGAAAAATTTTTAACGAACTGAAAAAGTTATTAGACTCTGACCGCGAAAAATTTATAACTTTCTGGACTCAATTCGGGCGCATAATGAAAGAAGGCATCATACAAGACGGCGAACACGCGAAAAATATTTTTGACATTGCTTTATTCAGGACTACCCATAATGACGAGTGGACTACTTTATCAGAATATGAGTCAAGAATGAAGCCCGGCCAAGAGGGTATTTACTGTCTTGCAGGACGCGACAATTTAGCAGCGTTGAAAGCCTCCCCGAAATTAGAGCCGTTCTTGAGCAAAGATTATGAAGTTCTCTTAATGACAGATCCCGTTGATGAAGTAATCTTGAATGAAGCTAATTTCATAATGCCGGCCGAGTCAGTGAAATTATTAAATATCGCGCTTGACTCAGTGAGTCCCTTCAGTGATGACGAGAAGAAAGCAAATGACGAGAAATTAAAGAATTTGGAGTCAGATTTTGCAGCGGTTAAGAAAATTGCACTTGACTCACTTGCAGATAAGCTCGAAGATGTAAAGCCGTCATTAAATTTAACGAGTTCCCCGGCAGTCTTGCGT is a window from the Synergistaceae bacterium genome containing:
- a CDS encoding DUF177 domain-containing protein, with the translated sequence MNKLFTDSQRALINPPAKNDNETENFFPFDFPAGVLDFDGQEFIFPSGLHVDAFVSWLDENLLTVKIAVDSEIESECARCLKPVNLALSGELMYLYYLHGSESEDSLPDDYMPVEIDFFGRVLDIMPQIQESVYTLLPTKVLCREDCAGLCPVCGADLNLGKCSCVKTEEDPRLAALKNFVVE
- a CDS encoding acetate kinase, giving the protein MKILVINCGSSSLKYQLFDMENESVSAKGLVDRIGIDGSNITHRKTGADPFKIETPIKDHKFAMKLVLDALLDKDHGVLKSLDEISAAGHRIVSGGDYFKDAVLVNDEVMDALRKCIPLAPLHNPGHIMGIEAIQHALPKLPNVVVFDTAFHQTMPDYAYMYGLPWEFYEVHRVRRYGAHGTSHNFVALRAAEILGKPINEIKMVTCHLGNGSSITAVKNGKCIDTSMGLTPLAGVLMGTRTGDMDPACVPFVQNITKYSADEMNNFMNKKSGLLGISGVSSDLRDVEEAANNGNERAKLAINMLEYGIKKYIGAYTVAMEGLDAIVFTAGIGENSAATRESVCKGLEFMGVKIDPAKNNIRGKEAIVSADDSKVKVLVVPTNEELMIARETKRIAFE
- the rpmF gene encoding 50S ribosomal protein L32; protein product: MATPKRKTSHARTSQRKANWLGALSAPVTINCPHCGEVTLAHHACPSCGYYRGRQVVKVSTEAAAS
- the htpG gene encoding molecular chaperone HtpG; its protein translation is MSPALLEGKYIMSEEKFYFQSETAGLLRMMIDSVYSNRDIFLRELISNASDALDKRRIECLKDSELAENEKPEIIIDSDKDKKILSVSDNGIGMSRDDLIQFLGTIAKSGTREFLQAVESGKAKEELIGQFGVGFYSVFMAAEKVEVISRKLGTNETNKFTSTGDGSYTISDTEQRKECGTTVTLYLKESDPDSKNYADEWTIREIISKYSDFIAWPILYKDKIINSQKAIWQRPENEITEDDYKEFYKHLTHDWQEPLTHIKINAEGSTNFKGLLFIPARAPFDLFMNPESGGISLYINRVFIMNDCKDLIPAYMRFIRGVIDSEDLPLNISREILQDEPIIRVIRRSTQRKIFNELKKLLDSDREKFITFWTQFGRIMKEGIIQDGEHAKNIFDIALFRTTHNDEWTTLSEYESRMKPGQEGIYCLAGRDNLAALKASPKLEPFLSKDYEVLLMTDPVDEVILNEANFIMPAESVKLLNIALDSVSPFSDDEKKANDEKLKNLESDFAAVKKIALDSLADKLEDVKPSLNLTSSPAVLRDSKNGMSLQMENILRSAGQTPPPQKRILELNPNHPIVKKLIAMSDENRVSDMLKILYDQSLILEGSAPDNPADYVKRVENLMTLALGD